A single Crateriforma conspicua DNA region contains:
- a CDS encoding peroxiredoxin, whose product MAVLVTQEAPDFKAQAVMPDGQFKEISLSDYRGKYVLLFFWPLDFTFVCPTEIIAFSDAEKSFSDLDVQILGVSTDSHFTHLAWTNTPRNEGGIGKTAYPLVADMNKQISRDYDVLLDGGMALRGLFLIDKDGVVRHQVVNDLPLGRSVDEALRMVQALQYFEKNGEVCPANWKEGSRTIKPSVDDSKEFFGAEYAG is encoded by the coding sequence ATGGCAGTTCTCGTCACCCAGGAAGCTCCCGATTTCAAAGCCCAGGCCGTCATGCCCGATGGTCAATTCAAAGAGATCTCGCTCAGCGATTACCGCGGCAAATACGTCTTGCTGTTCTTTTGGCCACTAGATTTCACTTTCGTCTGCCCGACCGAAATCATCGCGTTCAGCGACGCCGAAAAGAGCTTCAGCGACTTGGACGTTCAGATCTTGGGCGTCTCGACCGACAGCCATTTCACGCACTTGGCTTGGACGAACACCCCACGAAACGAGGGTGGCATTGGCAAGACGGCTTACCCGCTGGTCGCCGACATGAACAAGCAGATCTCACGCGACTACGACGTGTTGCTTGACGGCGGAATGGCGTTGCGTGGGCTGTTTTTGATCGACAAAGACGGCGTGGTTCGCCACCAAGTCGTTAACGATTTGCCGCTGGGCCGCAGCGTCGATGAAGCCCTGCGGATGGTCCAAGCCCTGCAATACTTCGAAAAGAACGGCGAAGTTTGCCCGGCCAACTGGAAGGAAGGCAGTCGCACGATCAAGCCGTCGGTCGACGACAGCAAGGAATTTTTTGGCGCCGAATACGCCGGCTGA